A window of Candidatus Dojkabacteria bacterium contains these coding sequences:
- a CDS encoding tRNA-dependent cyclodipeptide synthase — MKNEITQIPMIIEQQTALGTNALLNPGKYNGFMGISIQHKFFAPKRMQYYIEWGSKVFKNFAIVLMDDPDRYNFEVFNSLNADEALTKARNISDEKKRSYEKLITALQTDNVRILQFRDFADNEEYKNILRQLKEFSVSDQSFHGDLRNLMRMGIGGKLKEMQESRNIPDSEMRDTIEVLLNYAIEELASIIYFTEYGYPIEVDPTIEFTTKTYLYDNNFPRISQSLALTNRGHIYAHPECAKKDTY; from the coding sequence ATGAAAAATGAGATCACTCAGATACCAATGATAATAGAACAGCAAACAGCTTTGGGAACAAATGCTCTCTTGAACCCAGGAAAATATAATGGATTTATGGGAATAAGCATTCAACACAAATTTTTCGCTCCAAAGAGAATGCAGTACTATATCGAATGGGGAAGCAAGGTCTTTAAGAATTTTGCCATAGTTCTAATGGACGACCCTGATAGGTACAACTTTGAAGTCTTTAATTCTCTTAATGCAGATGAAGCGCTGACCAAGGCTAGAAATATATCTGATGAGAAGAAGCGAAGCTACGAGAAGTTAATTACAGCCCTCCAAACAGATAATGTCAGAATTCTGCAATTCCGTGACTTCGCCGATAATGAAGAGTATAAAAATATCCTTCGCCAACTGAAGGAGTTCTCTGTTTCAGACCAGTCATTCCACGGTGACTTGAGAAACTTAATGAGGATGGGCATTGGTGGAAAACTCAAGGAGATGCAAGAATCACGAAACATCCCGGACAGTGAGATGAGAGATACGATAGAAGTACTTCTAAACTATGCGATTGAAGAACTGGCGTCTATAATATACTTCACAGAGTACGGATATCCAATCGAGGTTGACCCAACAATAGAGTTTACAACTAAAACATATCTATACGATAATAACTTCCCAAGGATTTCTCAGTCGCTAGCCCTAACGAATAGAGGGCACATATACGCACATCCGGAGTGTGCGAAGAAAGACACTTACTAG
- a CDS encoding helix-turn-helix domain-containing protein, with the protein MEKAVTDFLGKLGISDTEAQLYVDLLELGPSSIAELTRKSTIPRTTVRENVERLIQKGLVSQTFKGARKKLVAEEPNKAKLLLMDRKLDLENQQRNLDDLENKFEGFVNALYEFIPGQATDSNVVIKYFEGKREVWPVYDEILKADTVYSFADLSRYYEVYPDSMDLWVKAFDENKRREYWDILVGSSKDKEVTTSQAIDRYHVKLLPSAKKDDGIYFADIIVFDQKVAIIDLGDKIPRATVIESPHIAGSIKMLHKYLWDIMD; encoded by the coding sequence ATGGAAAAAGCAGTAACAGACTTTTTAGGAAAGCTCGGTATTTCCGATACTGAGGCCCAGTTGTACGTGGACCTTCTCGAATTAGGCCCCTCCTCTATCGCCGAATTGACCCGCAAATCAACGATCCCTCGTACGACTGTTCGTGAGAATGTTGAGCGACTAATCCAGAAAGGCTTGGTGAGTCAGACCTTCAAAGGCGCTCGCAAGAAGCTTGTAGCCGAGGAGCCAAATAAAGCGAAACTGCTTTTGATGGATAGGAAGTTGGATCTGGAGAATCAGCAGAGGAATTTGGATGATTTGGAGAATAAGTTTGAGGGGTTTGTTAATGCACTCTATGAGTTTATACCAGGTCAGGCAACCGATTCGAATGTTGTGATTAAATATTTTGAAGGTAAGAGAGAGGTATGGCCAGTTTACGATGAGATATTGAAGGCAGACACAGTTTATTCTTTTGCTGACCTATCAAGGTATTATGAAGTATACCCAGACAGCATGGATCTGTGGGTAAAGGCTTTTGATGAAAACAAACGGAGAGAGTACTGGGATATTCTCGTCGGATCCTCAAAAGATAAAGAGGTGACTACATCACAGGCGATTGATAGGTATCATGTCAAACTTTTGCCTTCAGCTAAGAAAGATGACGGAATCTACTTCGCAGATATTATAGTTTTTGATCAAAAGGTTGCGATTATCGACTTGGGAGATAAGATTCCTAGAGCAACTGTAATTGAGTCGCCACACATCGCAGGAAGTATAAAAATGCTCCACAAGTATTTGTGGGACATTATGGACTAG
- a CDS encoding response regulator produces the protein MADTKGYTVLIVEDEVPLLETYAEILTGQSYTVLKADNGYKGLELLEQNKDQVAVMILDLMMPGMDGLEVLRKIKADAAKYGNPPVVVLTNMTSERVIKEAFMIGANSYLIKSELEAEDLLREVKKFENGTGGAATGNPGTDAPSAPTTDTPATDNPASDAPAAE, from the coding sequence ATGGCTGATACAAAAGGCTACACAGTATTGATTGTTGAAGATGAGGTCCCTTTACTAGAGACATACGCAGAAATCCTGACAGGCCAAAGCTATACTGTGTTGAAGGCCGATAACGGATATAAAGGTCTTGAGCTGCTTGAGCAGAACAAAGATCAAGTCGCAGTAATGATTCTTGACCTAATGATGCCAGGCATGGATGGCCTTGAAGTTTTGAGGAAAATTAAGGCAGATGCTGCAAAGTATGGCAATCCTCCGGTAGTAGTACTGACAAACATGACAAGCGAGCGAGTCATCAAAGAGGCATTCATGATCGGAGCAAACTCTTACCTCATTAAGTCCGAGCTAGAAGCTGAAGATCTGCTGCGCGAGGTGAAGAAATTTGAGAACGGAACTGGTGGAGCTGCGACAGGTAACCCTGGAACTGATGCGCCAAGTGCGCCTACAACTGATACACCTGCGACTGATAACCCTGCATCCGATGCTCCTGCCGCTGAATAG
- a CDS encoding GspE/PulE family protein produces the protein MTQSSKTEEAALLERNLVTVEDVAKAKSEMFNIPYVDLRAINIQDSVFSAFDIEKLKRYNAVPFEQSGHVIKVAMSDPFDVQATQALTQVLMTKGGGRILVHIATQDSVDFVLDSHIGGLISTEVSEALEDFEGGEVTELKDEDAGALESGDLKNAPVARIVNSILQYAIKSEASDVHIEPLESSLRVRFRIHGVMIEKLTLPRNMKDSVVARIKIMSNMKIDEKRVPQDQRLQVKSNGKRFDVRVSTMPSIHGEKVVMRLLDGSQGVPALETSGLRGGAYQQILDGLKLTNGIILITGPTGSGKTRTLAGALDKLNTTEVNIITLEDPVEIRIPGITQIQVNKQVGLTFAVGLRSILRQDPDIVMVGEIRDQETAELAVEASLTGHLVLATLHTNSAAAAIPRLIDMGIQDYLLASALRIAAAQRLPRRICNDCMEAYPASEADVANIKEVFGSIKGFDVYEYLKKLAASAGQPGQPEHLAKLKAPDVDANGAPQFYLYRGKGCSKCGGSGYKGRIAIFEVMTVDGEISEIIKNDPSDAAIQKAAVEKGMITMIQDGYLKALEGITTPEEVLRVSRE, from the coding sequence CTGACTCAGTCATCTAAAACTGAGGAGGCTGCCTTATTAGAGCGAAATCTAGTCACAGTAGAAGATGTCGCAAAGGCTAAGTCAGAGATGTTTAACATACCATATGTTGATCTCCGCGCTATAAATATTCAAGATAGCGTGTTCTCCGCTTTCGATATTGAGAAGCTAAAGAGATATAACGCAGTACCGTTTGAGCAGTCTGGTCACGTTATTAAAGTGGCAATGTCGGATCCGTTTGATGTGCAGGCCACTCAAGCTTTGACCCAGGTGCTGATGACAAAAGGTGGAGGGAGAATTCTAGTTCATATTGCGACTCAAGATTCAGTTGATTTTGTTCTTGACAGTCATATTGGTGGTCTGATCTCGACTGAGGTGTCAGAAGCACTTGAGGATTTTGAGGGTGGCGAAGTCACGGAATTGAAAGATGAAGATGCCGGCGCACTTGAGTCAGGCGATCTGAAAAATGCTCCTGTAGCAAGGATTGTAAACTCAATCTTGCAGTACGCAATCAAATCTGAAGCCTCAGATGTCCATATTGAGCCGCTTGAATCTAGCCTTCGTGTTCGTTTTAGAATCCACGGCGTGATGATTGAGAAGCTTACTTTGCCCCGAAATATGAAAGATTCTGTCGTTGCTCGTATTAAGATTATGTCCAACATGAAGATTGACGAGAAGCGCGTTCCTCAAGACCAGCGCCTCCAGGTGAAGTCGAATGGGAAGAGGTTTGACGTTCGTGTCTCCACGATGCCCTCAATTCATGGTGAGAAGGTGGTTATGCGTCTGCTTGATGGGTCGCAAGGTGTGCCGGCATTGGAGACATCCGGGCTTCGCGGCGGAGCATATCAGCAGATTCTCGACGGCTTGAAATTGACAAACGGAATTATTCTTATCACTGGCCCGACCGGCTCTGGTAAGACGCGTACTTTGGCGGGTGCGCTAGATAAGCTAAATACTACTGAGGTAAATATCATTACTCTTGAAGATCCTGTCGAGATCCGTATTCCTGGCATCACCCAGATCCAGGTTAACAAACAGGTTGGCCTCACCTTTGCTGTTGGTCTTCGATCTATCTTGCGTCAGGACCCAGATATCGTAATGGTTGGTGAGATCCGTGATCAGGAGACTGCAGAGTTGGCGGTTGAGGCTTCGTTGACTGGCCACCTGGTTTTAGCAACTTTGCACACAAATAGCGCTGCAGCTGCTATCCCTCGATTGATTGATATGGGTATTCAAGACTATTTGCTAGCTTCAGCTCTGAGAATCGCAGCGGCACAGCGTCTTCCAAGGCGTATCTGCAATGATTGTATGGAGGCATACCCTGCTTCTGAGGCAGATGTTGCGAACATTAAAGAGGTATTCGGCAGCATAAAAGGTTTTGATGTTTATGAGTATCTGAAGAAGCTTGCAGCCAGTGCGGGACAGCCTGGTCAGCCTGAGCACCTTGCCAAGCTGAAGGCTCCTGATGTAGATGCAAATGGTGCCCCGCAATTTTACCTGTATCGCGGTAAAGGTTGCAGCAAGTGTGGAGGTTCCGGCTATAAAGGGCGTATTGCTATCTTCGAAGTAATGACAGTAGATGGTGAGATCTCTGAGATTATCAAGAACGATCCATCGGACGCAGCGATTCAGAAGGCGGCTGTTGAAAAAGGCATGATTACAATGATTCAGGATGGGTATCTGAAGGCACTCGAGGGGATAACGACTCCAGAGGAGGTACTCAGAGTCTCGAGGGAGTAA
- a CDS encoding type IV pilus twitching motility protein PilT, with amino-acid sequence MEQLLDLVFERDASDLHITVDYPVMLRIDGSLVEVNPAIVTEQQAQDLILSILPEQKKELLEVNREVDLAHSHKTNARFRINAYYQQQSLAAAFRLIPNEIRSIDDLKLPQIYHQIAKLRQGLVLVTGPTGSGKSTTLAAILNEINNTRPDHIITIEDPIEYVFPKAKAMVDQRELHDDTHSWEIALKSALRQDPDVMLVGEMRDFETISSAITLAETGHLVFATLHTNSAAQTVDRIIDVFPEHQQSQVRSQLSNVIEAVVAQRLIPVDKGGRTAVSEIMIATPAVRNLIREAKTHQLDNVIRTSADIGMISLEHSLVKLVRDGIITMERAQENAVHPEEVIRLMKGAA; translated from the coding sequence ATGGAACAGCTACTTGATCTAGTGTTTGAGAGGGATGCATCGGATCTCCATATTACAGTTGATTATCCAGTAATGCTCCGCATCGACGGTTCGTTGGTAGAGGTAAACCCAGCTATTGTTACAGAGCAACAAGCGCAAGACCTAATCCTCTCGATATTGCCAGAGCAGAAGAAAGAGCTGCTAGAAGTAAACCGTGAAGTTGACCTTGCCCACTCTCATAAGACTAATGCTCGATTCAGAATCAATGCTTACTACCAGCAGCAATCTTTGGCTGCGGCATTCCGTCTGATTCCGAACGAGATCCGCTCTATTGATGATCTTAAGCTGCCACAGATATACCACCAGATCGCCAAATTGAGGCAGGGGCTTGTGCTCGTAACAGGACCTACCGGGTCGGGTAAGAGCACTACACTTGCCGCAATTTTAAATGAGATCAATAATACACGTCCCGATCATATTATCACTATTGAGGATCCTATCGAGTATGTGTTCCCGAAGGCGAAAGCTATGGTGGATCAGCGTGAGCTTCACGATGATACCCACTCATGGGAAATTGCACTTAAAAGCGCACTTCGACAAGATCCAGATGTAATGCTTGTAGGTGAGATGCGTGACTTTGAGACAATCTCATCGGCGATCACATTAGCTGAGACCGGACACCTGGTATTTGCAACGCTCCACACCAATAGCGCTGCTCAGACAGTTGATCGTATTATTGATGTGTTCCCGGAGCACCAGCAGTCGCAGGTGCGTTCGCAGCTGTCGAATGTAATTGAGGCAGTTGTGGCTCAGAGGTTGATTCCCGTCGATAAGGGCGGTCGTACAGCAGTATCAGAGATAATGATCGCTACCCCTGCGGTGCGTAACTTGATCCGCGAGGCCAAGACTCATCAGTTGGATAATGTAATTAGGACAAGTGCAGACATTGGTATGATCTCGCTCGAGCACTCGTTAGTGAAGCTTGTGCGTGATGGCATAATTACAATGGAGAGGGCTCAAGAAAATGCTGTACATCCTGAAGAGGTGATTCGATTGATGAAGGGTGCGGCCTAG
- a CDS encoding prepilin-type N-terminal cleavage/methylation domain-containing protein, whose translation MKTADKYKGFTLMEMIIVIVIFMILFAMSISAFSGLRSTIALNEAVKNLEQDIRNAQRDALLLSRGKDEKWLYGIGIDFSDFPQTGEYRVFKWCSQFDDFGDPKTTSDFPNYDPAVGDLGSATNGNFPQGNYVESCTRGGSTFSSNSTSLVEMSGTGIVPIEYPIMIGVNQELTGQGGAPAFPAYVVFESTTGRAFFYDNNGRILNYDGDGDLESDAFDFEVVLATVDRDHNRMLRIRYSSGKIELDKVSTEDLGKWVFPADPANQGGGQEPPNDENPPSDDIPPNDERPPNDDSSSDNETPPIIPPPNDDNSSEEEDKPSEDDDGGSGEIIIPNI comes from the coding sequence ATGAAAACTGCTGATAAATACAAAGGATTTACTCTGATGGAGATGATAATCGTGATCGTAATCTTTATGATCCTCTTCGCGATGTCAATTTCAGCTTTCTCGGGCTTGCGCTCAACTATTGCCCTCAATGAGGCGGTTAAGAATCTAGAGCAGGACATCAGGAATGCTCAGAGAGATGCTTTACTCCTCTCGAGGGGTAAAGATGAGAAGTGGCTTTATGGTATAGGTATAGATTTTAGCGATTTCCCCCAAACTGGTGAATATAGAGTTTTCAAATGGTGCTCACAGTTCGATGATTTTGGTGATCCTAAAACGACATCGGATTTCCCAAACTACGATCCTGCGGTCGGTGACCTTGGGAGTGCCACTAACGGGAACTTCCCGCAAGGCAATTATGTTGAAAGCTGTACGCGAGGTGGAAGTACATTTTCGTCAAATAGCACATCACTAGTAGAAATGAGCGGGACAGGTATTGTGCCAATAGAATATCCAATCATGATTGGTGTCAATCAGGAGCTCACTGGGCAAGGTGGAGCACCAGCGTTCCCAGCATATGTGGTATTTGAGTCGACAACAGGCCGAGCATTTTTCTACGATAATAATGGGAGAATACTAAATTACGATGGAGATGGTGACCTCGAGTCAGACGCATTTGATTTTGAGGTCGTGCTAGCAACTGTTGATAGGGATCATAATCGGATGCTTAGGATAAGATATTCGTCTGGAAAGATAGAGCTCGACAAGGTAAGCACAGAAGACCTCGGAAAATGGGTCTTCCCAGCGGATCCAGCCAATCAGGGCGGTGGGCAAGAGCCTCCAAATGATGAAAATCCTCCGAGCGACGATATCCCTCCAAATGACGAAAGACCCCCAAACGATGACTCATCATCTGATAATGAGACTCCGCCAATAATTCCGCCACCAAATGATGATAATTCGTCGGAAGAAGAGGATAAGCCGTCTGAAGATGACGATGGTGGTAGTGGAGAGATAATTATCCCTAATATTTAA
- a CDS encoding DNA gyrase subunit B, protein MPKTPKPTNNEKYDASKIEVLQGLEAVRKRPAMYIGSTDKAGLHHIFKEVIDNTVDEAIAGFCNHVIVTVQKDGGMEVSDNGRGMPVDFHQQTKVSALETIMTNLHAGGKFGGGAYKVSGGLHGVGIKCTNALSSKMVTTVYKDGKIYAQEYSQGKKKTEVKELGKTDKSGTTHLFYPDETIFDTVEWDNNMITKICREFAYLTAGLRFTLIDQRVEEGQPPKIFELYFENGVESFVQFMNMDEKAVGEVFYAKGEDQNVLVETAIQYNNSLDENVKCYANNIINPEGGTHLAGFRAALTKAINDYAGANEMLKGMNGTLTGDDVREGLTAVISVKVSDPQFEGQTKIKLNNPEVKPVVQKVVKDALTTYFNEHPAEAKAIIGKAILSNKARAAAKAARDAVVRKGALEGGGLPGKLADCSSKNPEECELFLVEGDSAGGSAKQGRDRGTQAVLPLRGKVINTQKYRLDRVLANNEIKDIITALGIGIGETLDVSKLRYHKLILMTDADVDGQHITTLILTVLFRFFRPLIEQGYVYVAQPPLFKVEVGKQKYYFINDAEKDKFVAKAKAAGKTPVINRFKGLGEMNPDQLAETTMNKETRVLKRVSIEDMEEAEKVFEVLMGDEVPPRRRFIQTNARMATLDV, encoded by the coding sequence ATGCCAAAGACACCAAAACCAACAAACAACGAAAAATACGACGCCTCCAAGATTGAGGTGCTCCAAGGATTAGAGGCTGTCCGCAAGCGACCGGCTATGTACATCGGTTCTACAGACAAAGCTGGCTTACACCATATCTTCAAAGAAGTCATTGACAACACCGTAGACGAAGCGATTGCCGGATTCTGTAATCACGTAATTGTGACGGTTCAGAAGGATGGCGGTATGGAAGTATCTGACAACGGACGAGGTATGCCTGTCGACTTCCACCAGCAGACCAAAGTATCAGCCCTTGAGACTATCATGACTAACCTGCATGCTGGCGGTAAGTTCGGTGGTGGTGCATATAAAGTATCGGGTGGTTTGCACGGTGTGGGTATCAAGTGTACCAATGCGCTATCTAGCAAGATGGTCACTACTGTTTATAAGGATGGCAAGATTTACGCACAAGAGTATTCACAAGGAAAGAAGAAAACCGAGGTTAAAGAACTAGGCAAGACAGATAAGTCAGGAACCACACATCTGTTTTATCCTGACGAGACGATCTTTGACACTGTCGAGTGGGATAACAATATGATTACCAAGATCTGCCGTGAATTTGCATATCTGACGGCTGGACTTAGATTCACACTGATTGACCAGCGAGTAGAGGAGGGTCAGCCACCAAAGATCTTCGAGCTATATTTCGAAAATGGTGTTGAGTCATTCGTTCAGTTCATGAATATGGATGAGAAGGCAGTGGGTGAAGTATTCTATGCAAAAGGGGAGGATCAAAATGTACTTGTCGAGACCGCAATCCAGTACAACAACTCACTCGACGAGAATGTAAAATGCTACGCCAACAACATTATCAACCCTGAGGGTGGTACACACCTGGCAGGCTTCCGTGCCGCACTTACGAAGGCAATCAATGATTATGCCGGAGCAAACGAAATGCTCAAGGGCATGAACGGCACTTTGACCGGTGACGACGTGCGCGAGGGATTGACCGCAGTTATCTCAGTAAAAGTAAGCGACCCACAATTTGAAGGCCAGACCAAGATCAAGCTGAACAACCCAGAAGTGAAGCCTGTCGTGCAAAAAGTGGTAAAAGATGCCTTAACGACTTACTTTAACGAGCACCCAGCGGAAGCGAAAGCCATAATCGGCAAGGCTATTTTGTCTAACAAGGCCCGCGCAGCAGCAAAAGCCGCCCGCGATGCAGTCGTGCGAAAAGGCGCGCTTGAGGGTGGAGGCTTGCCAGGTAAGCTGGCGGATTGCTCGAGTAAGAACCCTGAGGAGTGCGAACTGTTCCTGGTCGAGGGTGACTCGGCTGGTGGATCTGCAAAGCAGGGCCGCGACCGTGGTACTCAGGCGGTATTGCCATTGAGAGGTAAGGTGATAAATACCCAGAAGTATAGATTGGATAGGGTTTTGGCCAACAACGAAATCAAAGATATTATCACAGCACTTGGAATTGGAATTGGTGAGACTTTGGATGTCAGCAAGTTGAGATATCATAAGCTGATATTGATGACTGACGCTGATGTAGATGGCCAGCACATCACCACACTTATACTCACAGTGCTATTTAGATTCTTCAGACCGTTGATCGAGCAGGGATATGTGTACGTAGCACAGCCACCACTGTTCAAAGTTGAGGTTGGGAAACAAAAGTACTACTTCATTAACGATGCTGAAAAAGATAAGTTCGTAGCCAAAGCAAAAGCGGCTGGCAAAACACCAGTGATCAACCGCTTTAAAGGGCTAGGTGAGATGAATCCAGACCAGCTTGCCGAAACCACAATGAATAAAGAAACCAGAGTATTAAAGAGAGTTAGCATCGAGGACATGGAAGAGGCAGAGAAGGTGTTCGAAGTGCTGATGGGCGACGAGGTTCCACCTCGACGCCGATTCATTCAGACAAATGCTCGCATGGCTACATTGGACGTGTAG
- a CDS encoding prepilin peptidase, with product MVLLHILIFLLGASFASFFCALCYRIESEMKYRDLLTKGSHCEKCGKELRWYELVPVLSFLFSKGKCRKCGAKINPVYFGAELIFGTTTLLLYLYGVHPIVYVWAATLGFLAIYDALYKGVPKSIMHLYLLLGVVWLGVRLVQTQDVTLLYPTVIALMIFAAVELLNKRKMVFGRGDSLTLIYIATISTTEMFVTTIVAAFLISGIFALVALLAGLVKRKGYIPFIPFLAVGYLAALLLAQKGVSFFDYIFLLW from the coding sequence ATGGTATTACTGCATATTTTAATCTTCCTTCTTGGTGCTTCATTTGCGAGCTTTTTCTGTGCTCTATGCTATCGCATCGAGAGCGAGATGAAATATCGGGATCTCCTTACGAAAGGCTCTCACTGTGAGAAATGTGGAAAGGAATTGAGGTGGTATGAGCTCGTTCCTGTGTTGTCATTTCTATTTAGCAAGGGTAAGTGCAGAAAGTGTGGGGCAAAGATAAATCCGGTGTACTTTGGTGCTGAGCTGATATTTGGTACCACAACACTACTTCTATACCTTTATGGTGTCCATCCGATTGTATATGTTTGGGCTGCTACATTAGGCTTCCTTGCAATCTATGATGCTCTATATAAAGGTGTGCCCAAGAGCATAATGCATCTCTATCTATTACTTGGTGTGGTATGGCTTGGTGTAAGGTTGGTTCAGACGCAAGATGTTACCCTCCTCTACCCCACAGTTATTGCGCTGATGATATTTGCTGCGGTTGAGCTGCTCAATAAGCGAAAAATGGTATTTGGTCGTGGGGATTCGCTGACGCTAATTTACATTGCCACGATTTCAACGACAGAGATGTTTGTCACCACAATTGTCGCAGCATTTCTTATCAGCGGTATATTTGCCCTTGTGGCACTGTTGGCAGGCTTGGTGAAGAGAAAGGGGTATATCCCATTTATCCCATTTCTTGCTGTTGGTTATCTTGCTGCACTTCTACTAGCGCAGAAAGGCGTGTCCTTCTTTGATTATATTTTTTTGCTATGGTAG
- a CDS encoding prepilin-type N-terminal cleavage/methylation domain-containing protein, with amino-acid sequence MNRKYKGFTLVEMLIVMGILAILMVLGITVGRFAIQRANRIAHQGAVDQIDQAMQAYYTVNRKYPSDTECASMSTLMTDETNCLGSFVEGGWDGGSEATYYYTSDSISQSFLVCVSIGGIDDELEEGFYCSGNAWGESDAGADSVTTKDVGPDDAGAAQVTSFPVSQDWDGSAWGSGASIESR; translated from the coding sequence ATGAATAGAAAATATAAGGGCTTCACACTAGTCGAGATGCTGATCGTTATGGGTATCCTCGCAATTCTTATGGTTTTAGGTATTACCGTTGGTAGATTCGCTATCCAGCGTGCAAACAGAATTGCTCACCAGGGTGCTGTTGACCAGATTGATCAAGCAATGCAGGCCTACTACACAGTTAATAGAAAGTATCCAAGTGACACTGAGTGCGCAAGCATGTCTACACTTATGACTGATGAAACCAACTGTCTTGGTAGCTTCGTAGAAGGTGGCTGGGATGGAGGCTCAGAAGCAACATACTACTACACATCAGATAGCATCTCACAGTCATTCTTAGTGTGTGTTTCCATTGGTGGTATTGATGATGAACTTGAAGAAGGCTTCTACTGCTCGGGTAACGCATGGGGCGAGAGCGATGCTGGTGCAGATAGCGTAACGACCAAAGATGTTGGGCCAGATGATGCTGGTGCAGCGCAGGTCACTAGCTTCCCTGTATCTCAAGATTGGGATGGGTCAGCTTGGGGATCAGGCGCATCAATCGAGTCGCGTTAG
- a CDS encoding type II secretion system F family protein, translated as MNQYKYSARNKEGAVIKGKLKASSENDVADSLQAKGLIVVDIKEDVGVNLERLNEINIGGVPMADKVVFMRQLSTMISAGLPLSQALEILEAQAGNPKFKKVLADVTADVKGGTALAVAFRKSADVFDDITVSLIEAGEESGHLEEILKRLATELENQKKLKDKVKSAFTYPAVIVVVIIAVIAIMLLVLVPAMEDIYSEFDAELPWVTQALVAMSNFVINFWWLIIVAVATIGILSKYYFDTPKGRKFKDKAMLRLPVFGNLIKKIQITQFTRVLSLLLKSGLSIVEALQLTSNSLSNTLFKEAVLEAKKEVEKGTPMATPIARSQVFPLIVSQMIAVGEESGQIDMVLEKMAEYYNSEVEVITNNLTTLLEPLILIVMGGVIAFIALGVYMPMFSLVEVIG; from the coding sequence GTGAACCAGTATAAGTACTCGGCCAGAAACAAAGAAGGTGCTGTCATCAAGGGGAAGTTAAAAGCAAGTAGTGAAAACGATGTAGCTGATTCATTGCAGGCCAAAGGGCTTATTGTTGTTGATATCAAGGAAGATGTTGGTGTGAACCTCGAGCGACTAAATGAGATAAATATCGGTGGTGTGCCGATGGCCGATAAGGTTGTCTTCATGAGGCAGCTGTCGACCATGATTTCAGCAGGCCTTCCGCTTTCGCAGGCGCTTGAGATACTTGAGGCGCAGGCGGGCAATCCGAAATTTAAGAAAGTGCTGGCTGATGTTACTGCCGATGTTAAAGGTGGTACTGCGTTAGCAGTAGCCTTTAGGAAGAGCGCAGATGTGTTTGACGATATCACTGTAAGCTTGATCGAGGCCGGTGAGGAGTCGGGGCACCTAGAAGAGATTTTGAAAAGACTTGCAACTGAGCTCGAGAATCAGAAGAAGCTAAAGGATAAAGTGAAGTCAGCATTCACCTACCCCGCTGTTATTGTTGTAGTCATCATTGCAGTTATCGCAATCATGCTGTTGGTGCTTGTGCCGGCGATGGAAGATATATATAGCGAGTTCGATGCCGAGCTTCCATGGGTAACTCAGGCGCTTGTTGCGATGAGCAATTTTGTGATCAATTTCTGGTGGCTAATAATCGTAGCTGTCGCGACAATTGGTATTTTGTCCAAGTACTACTTCGATACACCGAAGGGTCGCAAATTTAAGGACAAAGCTATGCTTCGACTCCCTGTTTTTGGGAATTTGATTAAGAAAATTCAGATAACACAGTTTACCCGTGTGTTATCGCTCCTTCTCAAGAGCGGTCTATCAATAGTGGAGGCGCTACAGCTGACTTCTAACTCGCTGAGCAACACCCTATTTAAAGAAGCTGTGCTTGAGGCGAAGAAAGAGGTCGAGAAAGGCACGCCGATGGCTACACCAATTGCAAGAAGTCAGGTATTTCCGCTGATTGTGAGTCAGATGATAGCGGTTGGTGAGGAGTCTGGGCAGATCGATATGGTTCTTGAGAAGATGGCTGAGTACTACAATTCTGAAGTTGAAGTCATTACGAATAACCTGACGACATTGTTAGAACCACTGATTTTGATAGTTATGGGTGGTGTGATAGCGTTCATAGCTCTTGGTGTTTATATGCCGATGTTCTCGCTTGTTGAGGTTATCGGTTAG